The window TGGCAGTTGAAGCCGACGTGGTCCGAGCCGCCGCCGATGTCGCCCGTCCTTGGCAGGGCCGGGTCGGCCTCGTCGCGGGCGCGGGCGATCCAGGCGTCGTACACCGTCTGCCCGGCGCTCCCGCCGGGCTGCGGCACGGACTTCGCCGCCTCGGCGATGACGCGCCGCAGCGGCGGGGAGGCTGCCGCGTCGAACTCCAGGCCTGTCGACGCCATGTCGAGGTTGAGGTAGGCGACGGCGTTCGCGGCGAGCGACTCGCGGTGGGCCTCGACCCACTCGACCGATCCGATCAAGCCGAACTCCTCGGCGCCCCAGCAGCAGAAGACGATCGAGCGGAGCGGTCGCGGCTGGCCGCCGGCGATCGCCTGCGTAAAGCAGCGCGCGGATTCGAGGACGGTGATGGTTCCGCAGCTCGGGTCGGTAGCGCCGTACCCCCACGCATCGTGGTGTGCGCCGGCGAGCACGAGTTGGTCGGGGAAGTCGCTGCCGCGGAGCATGGCGGTGATGTTGTAGGTCTTAGCGAGGAAGCGCTCCTGCTGGATCTTGAGGTGAACGGTGAGCGAGTCACCGCCGGTGAGGCGGTAGGCAAGCGGCAGGCCGCCCTGCCAGCCGGCGGGCACCGCGGGGCCGGTCATCCGGGAGAGGATCTCCTTGGCCGCGCCGAAGCCGATCGGCTGGACGGGGATCGTGGGAAGGTCGAGGGAGTCCTCGCTCAGGCGCGGGGCGTCCTTTGTGGCGGGGATGAACGGTGTGAGCGGGTCGCCCTCGTAGGGGAGCGTGTTGAGCGAGCCGCGCTGGATGCAGGTGTCGTTCGCGTAGCCGCCCTCCGGGTACATGATGCCCTTGCAGTAGCCCGCATCGGCGGGGTCGGTGAAGATGACCAGCCCTGCTGCGCCGGCGTCCTGGGCGAACCGTGCCTTGTAGCCGCGGTAGTTGCCGCCGTAGCGAGCGAGCACGATCTTGCCGGCGCAGTCGACGCCGAGGGACTTGAGTTTTTCGAAGTCGGCCTTGGTGCCGTAGTTGGCGTACACAACGCCGGCGGTCACCTCGCCGCTGCCGGAATAGGCGTTCCAGCCCGGGAGGAGTTCCGGGTTCTGGGAGAACTTGTCCTCGGTGAGCGAGTCCTCCTTGAGACCGAGGGAGACGGCCTGCGGCGAGACGATATCGAGGGACGCGGCGAGGGGCCGGCAGAGGTAGACCCAGATTTCCTGCTTCTCGACCTCGAGGCCCATGGCGCGGAACGCCTCGGCGATGCGGTCGGCGTTGCGATGGTCGCCGTCGGTGCCGGCGATGTGCGGCTCGGAGCAGAGCATCTCGTGGAACGAGAGGAGTGAGTCGCGGGTTGGGATGGCGTTGAGGGCCTCGATCCGGGCGCGGATGGCGTCCGTCGGCGAGCCGTCGCCGGCCGGGAGGGCGAGGAGCAGGGGGATGGCGAGGAGGAGGTGCATCGGCGGCGGTTCCTAGACAGTGACGACGGGGTCCTTGGCGTTGCGCGAGTGCGGGCCCTCGCTGATCAGGAGGGCAACGAGGATGCCCGGGATGAACAGCATGCCGGTCCACCAGATCGCGGCAGATGGGCCGTATTCGGCGGCGATGGCGCCGCCGAACATGGTGCCGACGGCGGAGACGAGCCGGCCGGTGTTGTAGCAGACCCCGGCCCCCATGGTGCGGAGCATCGTCGGGAACAACGGCGGGATGTAGAGCGGGAAGAGGCCGAAAAGCCCCAGCGCGAAGAACGCGGTGAGGCTGAAGATGAGGTTGACGTTGTCGAGCGTTGGAGGGTTCCAATAGCCCCAGGTAAAGACCGCGAGGCCGCCGGTGAGCATGAAGGCGAACGCGAAGCGGTAGCCGGCGAACCTCGCGAGGTAGGTGGCGAAGTAGTTGGCGGCGATGTTGACCAGGAGGTAGGTGATCGTGACGCGGAAAACCAGTGATTTGACCTGCGGGTCCGTCCAGGTGCTCACCTCGGGCATGGAACGGAGGATCTGGCTAGAGAAGAACAGAAAAGCCCAGACGGTGGTCAGCGAGATCGAAGTGAGGAGAAGGGTGAGGATGGTGGTGCGGCGCCACTGCCGGGAGAAGATCGCGGAGACAGGTGGCGGGGGCGCGGCGCGAGACTGGCGGCGCCACTCTTCGGGCTCGGGAACGGCCCAGCGGATCCAGATCGTGAGGATCGCGGGCAGTACCCCGACGAGAAACACGTAACGCTCCGGAAAGCCGGAGAGGGCTCTGATGGTGACGGCCGCGGCGATGCAGCCGACCATGTAGCCGGATTGGAGCGTGGCGCTGGCCCAGGCGCGGTGGCGGGGGTGGAGCGTTTCGGCGACGAGGGCGGAGCCGGCGGCCCACTCGCCGCCGATGCCCAACGCGGCGATGAAGCGGAAGATCAGGAGGTGCCACCACTCGGTGGCGAAGAAGGCGAGGCCGGTGAAGATGGCGTAGGTCAGGACGGTC of the Phycisphaeraceae bacterium genome contains:
- a CDS encoding M28 family peptidase, with amino-acid sequence MHLLLAIPLLLALPAGDGSPTDAIRARIEALNAIPTRDSLLSFHEMLCSEPHIAGTDGDHRNADRIAEAFRAMGLEVEKQEIWVYLCRPLAASLDIVSPQAVSLGLKEDSLTEDKFSQNPELLPGWNAYSGSGEVTAGVVYANYGTKADFEKLKSLGVDCAGKIVLARYGGNYRGYKARFAQDAGAAGLVIFTDPADAGYCKGIMYPEGGYANDTCIQRGSLNTLPYEGDPLTPFIPATKDAPRLSEDSLDLPTIPVQPIGFGAAKEILSRMTGPAVPAGWQGGLPLAYRLTGGDSLTVHLKIQQERFLAKTYNITAMLRGSDFPDQLVLAGAHHDAWGYGATDPSCGTITVLESARCFTQAIAGGQPRPLRSIVFCCWGAEEFGLIGSVEWVEAHRESLAANAVAYLNLDMASTGLEFDAAASPPLRRVIAEAAKSVPQPGGSAGQTVYDAWIARARDEADPALPRTGDIGGGSDHVGFNCHLGVPVAGMSASGSKGNSYHSNYDNLIWYWKVVGDDYASATLVTRMTNATLALLAYSPVIPYDRERAGTDTIRYLGEISRIGIASGFLSPQDPPSPRGIAAELAPLEAAAERYRASSRRLDPQALGTDPALANAELIGAEREWLTEAGLPGRPWFRSLLAGTDEDSGYASWMLPSLRYAVEHRDRSALDRAIAELAAVFDRLEARLTAGAPSGTPTDAIPPPRAAPSDHQTLPRGER
- a CDS encoding MFS transporter, which produces MSDGKISGTQWKALTAAWLGWCFDGLDGFLYVLVALPFVTELLHKTAVDSDVQRKAAIIQAFFLVGWAVGGAVFGRIGDRLGRARTLTLTVLTYAIFTGLAFFATEWWHLLIFRFIAALGIGGEWAAGSALVAETLHPRHRAWASATLQSGYMVGCIAAAVTIRALSGFPERYVFLVGVLPAILTIWIRWAVPEPEEWRRQSRAAPPPPVSAIFSRQWRRTTILTLLLTSISLTTVWAFLFFSSQILRSMPEVSTWTDPQVKSLVFRVTITYLLVNIAANYFATYLARFAGYRFAFAFMLTGGLAVFTWGYWNPPTLDNVNLIFSLTAFFALGLFGLFPLYIPPLFPTMLRTMGAGVCYNTGRLVSAVGTMFGGAIAAEYGPSAAIWWTGMLFIPGILVALLISEGPHSRNAKDPVVTV